Proteins encoded by one window of Sciurus carolinensis chromosome 12, mSciCar1.2, whole genome shotgun sequence:
- the Fam177b gene encoding protein FAM177B, with protein MKKDEIQRLELEKSGSFKKTTPKRIIHFADGDIMEEYSTEEEEEEEKDEQRMSSTPDPSKLSWGPYLWFWAGRIASCSFSTCEFLGGRFAVFFGLTQPKYQYVLNEYHRIQNKENDKEKERNGSKDQWIKAAQGAKSPNEKCYLKTGGPEYGTRQQDLAGAIPQWGT; from the exons ATGAAGAAAGATGAAATCCAGCGATTAGAACTAGAGAAGAGTGGATCTTTCAAGAAGACTACTCCCAAAAGGATTATTCATTTTGCTGATGGAGACATCATGGAAGAATACagcacagaggaggaagaggaggaagaaaaagatgagCAGAGAATGAGTTCAACACCTGACCCT tCTAAACTCTCATGGGGACCCTACCTGTGGTTTTGGGCAGGACGGATAGCAAGCTGCTCATTTTCTA CTTGTGAATTCCTTGGTGGAAGATTTGCTGTCTTCTTTGGTCTTACTCAACCCAAATATCAATATGTGTTAAATGAGTACCacagaatacaaaataag gaaaatgacaaagaaaaggaaaggaatggatCAAAGGATCAATGGATCAAAGCTGCCCAGGGAGCTAAGTCTCCTAATGAAAAGTGCTACCTGAAGACTGGGGGCCCAGAGTATGGGACCAGACAACAGGACCTGGCAGGGGCCATTCCTCAGTGGGGCACCTAA
- the Brox gene encoding BRO1 domain-containing protein BROX, with protein sequence MTHWFHRNPLKATAPVSFNYYGVAAGPPASKICNDLRTSRARLLELFTDLSCNPEMMKNAADSYFSLLQGFINSLDESTQESKLRYIQNFKWTDTLQGHVPSAQQDAVFELISMGFNVALWYTKYASRLAGKENITEDEAKEVHRSLKIAAGIFKHLKESHIPKLITPAEKGRDLEARLIEAYIIQCQAEAQEVTIARAIELKHAAGLIAALAYETANFYQKADHTLSSLEPAYSAKWRKYLHLKMCFYTAYAYCYHGQTLLASDKCGEAIRSLQEAEKLYAKAEALCKEYGETKGPGPTVKPSGHLFFRKLGNLVKNTLEKCQRENGFIYFQKIPTEAPQLELKANYGLVEPVPFEFPPTSAHWTPETLAAFDLTKRPKDDGAKPKPDEEVKPVKEPDIKPQKDTGCYLS encoded by the exons TGACTTGAGAACATCCAGGGCAAGACTCCTTGAATTGTTCACTGATTTGAGCTGTAATCCAGAAATGATGAAGAATGCTGCAGACTCATACTTTTCACTCTTGCAAG gGTTCATAAATTCACTGGATGAATCTACCCAGGAAAGCAAGTTACGATATATTCAGAATTTCAAGTGGACGGATACGTTACAAGGACATGTTCCGAG tgcCCAGCAGGATGCTGTTTTTGAATTAATTTCCATGGGATttaatgtagctctgtggtatacCAAATATGCTTCAAGACTGGcgggaaaagaaaa CATAACAGAAGATGAAGCAAAGGAAGTTCATCGAAGCCTGAAAATTGCAGCTgggatttttaaacatttaaag gaAAGTCATATCCCCAAACTTATTACTCCTGCAGAAAAGGGAAGGGATTTAGAGGCACGACTCATAGAAGCTTATATTATCCAGTGTCAGGCTGAAGCTCAAGAAG TAACAATTGCCCGAGCAATTGAACTTAAACATGCTGCTGGACTAATTGCTGCACTGGCATATGAGACAGCCAATTTTTATCAAAAAGCTG ATCATACTTTATCCAGTTTGGAGCCTGCATATtctgcaaaatggagaaaatatcttCACTTGAAAATGTGTTTCTACACAGCTTAT GCTTACTGTTATCATGGTCAGACTTTGTTGGCTAGTGATAAATGTGGTGAAGCAATCAGGTCTTTGCAAGAAGCAGAAAAAT TGTATGCAAAGGCAGAAGCATTATGCAAAGAATATGGAGAAACCAAAGGACCTGGACCAACAGTCAAACCTTCAGGACACTTGTTCTTTAGGAAACTGGGAAACCTTGTGAAGAATACCCTAGAAAAATGTCAAAGAGAAAATGGATTTAT TTACTTtcaaaaaattccaacagaagCCCCACAGCTGGAACTCAAAGCAAATTATGGGCTAGTAGAGCCAGTGCCTTTTGAATTTCCTCCTACAAGTGCTCACTGGACACCGGAAACGTTGGCTGCATTTGATCTCACCAAGAGACCCAAGGATGATGGT gCCAAACCCAAGCCTGATGAAGAAGTAAAACCTGTGAAAGAACCAGATATCAAACCTCAAAAGGACACTGGGTGCTATCTCTCCTAA